One window of Novosphingobium sp. IK01 genomic DNA carries:
- a CDS encoding ATP-binding protein — translation MYARFVENRVKEALSDTPVVLVTGPRRAGKTTLVRKMGEAERTYITLDDQTALEAARIDPSGFIRGLDKAIIDEVQRAPDLLLAIKKSIDDDYRPGRFLLTGSANVLTLPRVADSLAGRMETLHMLPLSRAEIERTQSTFLERLFEGKLQSDRHAIVGNDLVHLALLGGYPEAIARESERRRQDWSRSYLTSVLTRDLRDIAEIEKIAELPKFVRLLAEHSGQLINFSQLGSSINVSYKTGQRYVALLEQVFLVATLQPWYTNALKRIVKTPKLHFLDPGLLATARGLNFDRVKASREVFGSLLESFVFAEVMKLMTVSDLRLTPYHFRDQQMREVDIVLERDDGMIVGIEIKASATVKATDFGGLRTLAEACKDRFAYGVVLYDSTDVVPFGDRLAAAPLSCLWG, via the coding sequence ATGTACGCGCGTTTTGTGGAAAATCGGGTCAAAGAAGCCTTGTCGGATACCCCTGTGGTTTTAGTCACTGGACCTCGACGTGCCGGGAAAACAACTCTCGTCAGAAAAATGGGCGAGGCTGAGCGCACCTACATCACCCTCGATGATCAGACGGCCCTGGAAGCTGCCCGCATCGATCCCAGTGGCTTCATTCGCGGGCTTGATAAAGCGATTATCGATGAGGTCCAGCGCGCACCTGACCTTCTCCTTGCCATCAAAAAATCTATCGACGATGACTACCGTCCCGGCCGCTTCCTGCTCACTGGTTCAGCTAACGTTCTGACCCTTCCGCGAGTCGCCGACAGTTTGGCCGGTCGCATGGAAACTCTGCACATGCTTCCGCTTTCCAGAGCGGAGATCGAACGTACCCAATCGACCTTCCTTGAGCGTTTGTTTGAAGGCAAACTGCAAAGCGATCGACACGCCATTGTGGGCAACGATCTTGTACATCTCGCGCTGCTCGGCGGGTATCCCGAGGCGATTGCGCGCGAGAGCGAACGCCGCCGTCAAGATTGGTCTCGTTCCTATCTGACATCGGTTCTGACCCGGGATTTACGGGACATCGCCGAGATCGAAAAAATCGCGGAGTTGCCGAAATTTGTCCGACTGCTGGCTGAGCATTCAGGGCAGTTGATCAACTTTTCGCAACTCGGTTCCAGCATCAACGTCAGCTACAAAACTGGTCAGCGATATGTCGCCCTGCTCGAGCAGGTGTTCCTCGTTGCGACACTGCAACCTTGGTACACCAATGCCTTGAAGCGCATCGTCAAAACGCCGAAACTGCATTTCCTTGACCCAGGCCTACTGGCAACAGCACGAGGGTTGAATTTTGATCGAGTCAAGGCAAGCCGCGAGGTCTTTGGCTCGCTGCTAGAGAGCTTCGTGTTCGCCGAAGTCATGAAATTGATGACGGTATCGGATCTGAGACTGACACCATACCACTTCCGCGACCAGCAAATGCGGGAGGTGGATATAGTCCTCGAACGCGATGACGGCATGATCGTGGGGATCGAGATCAAAGCCTCGGCCACGGTCAAGGCGACTGATTTTGGTGGCCTGCGGACACTGGCAGAAGCGTGCAAGGATCGTTTTGCCTATGGAGTCGTGCTTTATGATAGCACCGACGTAGTACCGTTTGGCGACCGACTTGCCGCTGCACCGCTTTCTTGTTTGTGGGGCTGA
- a CDS encoding helicase-related protein, translated as MATDLPLHRFLVCGAEMKIIDNTSQLLGDDLKATLGKGARLKIAASCFSIYAFEALRSELSKVDSIQFIFTSPTFVPTEVTDRLRKERREFFIPKATGEASLYGTEFEIQLRNKLTQRAIARECADWIRKKARFKSNSTSAAMQQFVHASVDGGGVAYMPISGFTAVDLGYQKGSAVSNLVTRVDDPSHTDVYLQLFNQIWNDAEKVKDVTSAICDHIESVYQENSPERLYFQILYNIFNDFLEDLDQDALPNDLTGYKDSQVWNKLFNYQRDAVTGIINKLETHNGCILADSVGLGKTFTALAVIKYYELRNRSVLVLCPKKLADNWRNYNTNLKTNIFAKDRLNYDVLCHTDLSRTSGESFGIPLNRVNWGNYDLVVIDESHNFRNNDVYKDRETRYQKLMNKVIRDGVKTKVLMLSATPVNNRFNDLRNQLALAYEGESESLSRNLKSNTGVEEIFRRAQKAFNAWSELPAEERTAAAILKALDFDFFELLDAVTIARSRKHIETFYDTKDIGKFPQRRKPDSYQCPITHRSDVLGLNDIFARLSVLKLAVYAPIGYILPSRLAKYEEIYDTQVEGGRGKLRQADRERSLQALMTTNLLKRLESSVEAFRLTLRALSSNIIRTLDAIAEFERSGGSQTVSDYLADVSMDDEDDDIGGVGEFTVGKKVQISLADMDVPSWKHDLEADLFLIRELTASMELVGPGDDAKLQHLKGIIAKKLAEPLNPGNRKVIIFTAFADTANYLYANLAPALLKSNGIHTGKVTGSDAPKTTLKKAYDFQSVLTLFSPRSKEKHLILPEEPEELDILIGTDCISEGQNLQDCDYLVNYDIHWNPVRIIQRFGRIDRIGSPNSQIQLVNYWPDISLDEYINLKERVENRMMIADVTATGDDNVLTAKSSDIAYRKEQLQRLQDEVIELEDVRTGISITDLGLNDFRMDLLNYIKVNGDLDNLPNGMHAVVPANAKLGLIPGVMFALRNIHDSVNVNQQNRLHPYYLVYIGNDGEIVVDHTQVKRLLDLIRMSCKGLSEPVAKVCRLFNERTQDGRKMDQHSNLLSTAIRSMIDVKEEKDLDSLFSGGRTSALVHTIAGLDDFELISFLVIEEATE; from the coding sequence TTGGCGACCGACTTGCCGCTGCACCGCTTTCTTGTTTGTGGGGCTGAGATGAAAATTATAGACAATACATCGCAGCTGCTCGGTGACGATCTCAAGGCAACGCTTGGGAAAGGTGCACGGCTCAAGATCGCCGCGTCCTGCTTTTCGATTTACGCATTTGAGGCCTTGCGATCAGAGCTCTCCAAGGTAGACAGCATCCAGTTCATTTTCACCTCGCCGACGTTTGTGCCAACAGAGGTCACCGACCGGTTGCGCAAGGAGCGCCGAGAGTTTTTCATCCCGAAGGCGACCGGTGAGGCCAGCCTGTACGGGACGGAATTCGAGATTCAGCTCCGCAACAAGCTGACCCAGCGCGCCATAGCGCGGGAATGTGCGGATTGGATCAGGAAGAAGGCACGATTCAAGTCGAATTCGACCAGCGCCGCCATGCAGCAGTTCGTGCATGCTAGCGTCGACGGCGGTGGGGTCGCCTACATGCCAATCAGTGGCTTCACGGCCGTCGACCTCGGCTATCAAAAGGGCAGCGCGGTTTCCAACCTGGTTACCCGAGTTGACGATCCCAGTCACACGGATGTCTATCTCCAGCTCTTCAACCAAATCTGGAATGACGCGGAAAAGGTGAAGGACGTCACGTCCGCAATCTGCGACCATATCGAGTCCGTCTATCAGGAAAACTCGCCTGAGCGCTTGTATTTTCAGATACTGTATAACATTTTCAATGACTTCCTTGAGGATTTAGATCAGGATGCGCTGCCGAATGATCTGACTGGCTACAAGGACAGCCAAGTCTGGAATAAGCTATTCAACTACCAGCGCGATGCCGTGACTGGCATCATCAACAAGCTGGAAACGCACAATGGCTGCATTCTCGCCGACAGCGTCGGATTGGGCAAAACCTTCACCGCTCTTGCAGTCATAAAATACTACGAACTGCGCAATCGATCTGTCCTGGTGCTATGTCCCAAGAAGCTGGCAGACAACTGGCGCAACTACAACACTAACCTCAAGACCAATATTTTTGCAAAGGACCGGCTCAACTACGATGTACTTTGCCACACCGATCTCTCCCGAACCTCAGGAGAGTCGTTCGGCATCCCGCTCAATCGGGTGAATTGGGGCAACTATGATTTGGTCGTGATCGACGAATCCCATAATTTCCGGAACAACGACGTCTATAAGGATCGGGAAACCCGCTATCAGAAGCTGATGAACAAGGTGATCCGTGATGGCGTGAAAACCAAGGTTCTCATGCTGTCTGCGACCCCGGTCAACAACCGCTTCAACGACCTGCGTAATCAGCTTGCCCTTGCCTACGAGGGGGAATCGGAATCGCTCAGCCGCAATCTGAAATCGAACACGGGGGTCGAGGAGATTTTTCGGCGCGCGCAAAAGGCCTTCAACGCCTGGAGTGAGTTGCCGGCCGAGGAGCGGACAGCGGCCGCCATCCTCAAGGCGCTGGATTTTGACTTTTTCGAGTTGCTTGATGCGGTGACGATCGCCCGCTCACGCAAGCATATCGAGACCTTCTACGACACCAAAGACATCGGCAAGTTTCCGCAGCGGCGCAAGCCGGATTCGTACCAGTGCCCGATCACCCATCGATCAGATGTGCTGGGCCTCAATGACATCTTTGCTCGGCTTTCGGTGCTTAAGCTCGCCGTGTACGCGCCGATCGGTTACATTTTGCCGAGCCGCCTCGCGAAATACGAAGAGATATACGACACCCAGGTCGAAGGTGGCCGCGGCAAGCTCCGTCAGGCCGACCGCGAGCGCAGCTTGCAGGCACTGATGACGACCAACCTGCTGAAGCGGCTTGAAAGCTCCGTCGAGGCGTTCCGCCTCACGCTGCGCGCCCTCAGCAGCAACATCATCCGAACCCTGGATGCCATTGCCGAATTTGAGCGATCTGGCGGCTCTCAAACGGTCAGCGACTATCTGGCCGATGTTTCAATGGACGACGAGGACGATGACATCGGCGGTGTCGGCGAGTTCACGGTCGGCAAAAAGGTGCAAATCAGCTTGGCAGACATGGACGTGCCTTCATGGAAGCACGACCTGGAAGCCGACCTGTTCCTCATCCGTGAACTCACCGCTTCGATGGAACTAGTCGGTCCCGGCGATGACGCCAAGCTCCAGCATTTGAAGGGCATCATCGCCAAGAAACTCGCCGAGCCGCTCAATCCAGGTAACCGGAAGGTCATCATTTTCACGGCCTTCGCCGACACGGCCAACTACCTCTATGCCAATTTGGCGCCAGCTCTGTTGAAGTCCAACGGCATCCACACGGGCAAGGTAACCGGGTCAGACGCACCGAAAACTACGTTGAAGAAGGCCTATGACTTCCAGTCCGTGCTCACGCTGTTTTCGCCAAGGTCCAAGGAGAAGCACCTGATCCTGCCGGAAGAACCGGAAGAACTCGACATCTTGATCGGCACAGACTGCATTTCGGAAGGCCAGAACCTTCAGGATTGCGACTACTTGGTAAATTACGACATTCACTGGAACCCGGTGCGGATCATCCAGCGCTTTGGTCGCATCGACCGCATCGGCTCGCCAAACAGCCAGATTCAGTTGGTCAATTATTGGCCGGACATTTCGCTGGATGAATACATCAATCTGAAAGAGCGTGTTGAAAATCGCATGATGATCGCTGATGTCACCGCCACCGGCGACGACAACGTCTTGACGGCCAAAAGCAGCGACATCGCATATCGCAAAGAGCAGCTTCAGCGCCTTCAGGACGAAGTGATCGAGCTCGAGGATGTGCGGACCGGCATCTCCATCACCGACCTCGGGCTCAATGATTTCCGGATGGATTTGCTGAACTACATCAAAGTCAATGGCGATCTGGATAACTTACCGAATGGCATGCACGCCGTCGTGCCGGCCAATGCCAAACTTGGCCTGATCCCAGGCGTGATGTTTGCACTGCGGAACATCCATGACAGCGTGAACGTCAATCAGCAGAACCGGCTGCACCCCTACTATCTCGTCTATATCGGCAACGATGGCGAGATTGTCGTCGACCACACGCAGGTGAAACGCCTGCTCGATCTGATCCGGATGAGCTGCAAGGGCCTTTCTGAACCAGTGGCCAAGGTATGCCGACTGTTCAACGAACGGACGCAGGATGGTCGCAAGATGGACCAGCATTCAAACCTGTTGAGTACCGCAATCCGATCCATGATCGACGTGAAAGAGGAAAAAGACCTCGACAGCCTGTTCAGCGGCGGTCGGACCTCCGCCCTGGTCCACACCATCGCGGGCCTTGATGACTTTGAGCTGATCTCCTTCCTTGTGATCGAAGAGGCCACCGAATGA
- a CDS encoding type IV secretory system conjugative DNA transfer family protein, translated as MTGKMVRNPAASQPAALAFLLLVGLIVSMGVGALAVLWQAHLLSAHTPWARVPGALWALRTAPIVWKPFLGGFALSFMVSLVGITSSMFRQQKLHGEARWAQIGEVRKAKLMEDAGILLGRISGQFLRFGGTEHVLLEAPTRAGKGVGVVIPNLLQWPDSVVVLDVKQENWDATAGFRLKNLRQTTLLFNPLDAAGRTCRYNPFSHIDRRDEVDVINELQKIGAMLFPPPQTGDSFWAESARTAFLGVAAYVAATADDGDDALPFTMGEVYRQFAAGDAKRRFPRIIRQREAAGKPLSGACVSALRDWFTASDNTFTSIRQSVTAKINLWLNPYVDAATAESDFDLRSFREERISLYLGVSPDDLDRVAPIYNLLFQQLIDLNVRELPSGDRHQVRLLLLLDEFPRLGRASVIANGFSYVAGYGIRLLPVIQNGAQLENVYGPKVATEIEANCGVQMVMRPATTADAREISERLGTYTFRARSRSMGTWGRGGGSVSDSDQRRPLLLPQELMQLPEKDMIVLRLGIPPVYGRKIRFYEEKDMVALTQIAAPTMPTIRPDPTAATNSLRVIAAAEGEDSVDSAPGSPTTSTSTTIKHRLNRAAIDAALALPAEQRAATLFGYTVDAHPSDGK; from the coding sequence ATGACCGGCAAGATGGTGCGCAATCCGGCAGCCTCGCAACCAGCAGCACTGGCCTTCCTCCTCCTCGTCGGCCTGATCGTCAGCATGGGCGTCGGCGCCCTTGCGGTGCTGTGGCAAGCGCATCTGCTCTCCGCCCACACGCCATGGGCGCGCGTGCCCGGCGCGCTATGGGCGTTGCGCACGGCGCCGATCGTGTGGAAACCGTTTCTTGGCGGCTTCGCCCTCTCCTTCATGGTCAGCCTGGTCGGCATCACGTCCTCGATGTTCCGACAGCAAAAGCTCCACGGCGAGGCGCGATGGGCGCAGATCGGCGAGGTGCGCAAGGCCAAGCTGATGGAGGATGCCGGCATTCTGCTGGGCCGTATCTCGGGCCAGTTCCTCCGCTTTGGCGGAACCGAGCATGTCCTGCTCGAAGCCCCGACCCGTGCTGGCAAGGGCGTGGGCGTCGTCATCCCGAACCTGCTGCAATGGCCTGATTCAGTGGTCGTGCTCGACGTTAAGCAGGAAAACTGGGACGCCACCGCTGGCTTTCGGCTCAAAAATCTGCGGCAAACCACCCTGCTCTTCAACCCGCTCGACGCCGCCGGGCGCACCTGCCGTTACAACCCGTTCAGCCATATCGACCGCCGGGATGAGGTCGATGTCATCAACGAGCTTCAGAAGATCGGCGCCATGCTGTTTCCCCCGCCCCAGACCGGGGACAGCTTCTGGGCCGAAAGCGCGCGGACAGCATTTCTGGGTGTTGCGGCCTATGTCGCGGCAACCGCTGATGACGGGGATGATGCTCTCCCCTTCACTATGGGCGAGGTCTATCGCCAGTTTGCCGCCGGCGATGCCAAGCGACGATTTCCCCGCATCATCCGTCAGCGTGAGGCAGCGGGAAAACCACTTTCGGGGGCGTGTGTTTCAGCGCTGCGCGACTGGTTCACGGCCTCGGACAACACGTTCACCTCGATCCGACAGTCCGTCACGGCCAAGATCAATCTCTGGCTCAACCCCTATGTCGATGCGGCGACGGCCGAGAGCGACTTTGATCTGCGCTCCTTCCGCGAAGAGCGGATCTCGCTCTATCTGGGCGTCTCCCCGGACGATCTTGATCGCGTCGCCCCGATCTACAACCTCCTGTTCCAACAGCTCATCGACCTCAACGTGCGCGAGCTTCCCTCTGGCGATCGGCACCAGGTCCGCTTGCTGCTCCTGCTCGACGAATTTCCGCGTCTTGGCCGCGCCTCGGTCATTGCCAACGGCTTCAGCTATGTGGCGGGCTACGGCATCCGGCTCCTCCCCGTCATCCAGAACGGTGCGCAGCTCGAAAACGTCTATGGCCCTAAAGTCGCCACCGAAATCGAGGCCAACTGCGGTGTCCAGATGGTGATGCGGCCCGCCACCACTGCCGATGCACGCGAGATTTCCGAAAGGCTCGGCACCTATACCTTTCGCGCAAGATCGCGCTCAATGGGAACTTGGGGGCGCGGCGGCGGATCTGTTTCAGATTCCGACCAGCGGCGCCCTCTCCTGCTGCCGCAGGAACTGATGCAACTGCCGGAAAAGGACATGATCGTCCTGCGCCTCGGGATTCCGCCGGTCTATGGGCGCAAGATCCGCTTCTACGAGGAAAAGGACATGGTGGCGCTGACCCAAATCGCCGCCCCCACCATGCCGACCATCCGTCCCGATCCGACAGCCGCCACGAACAGCCTGCGCGTCATCGCAGCGGCCGAGGGAGAAGATAGTGTCGATAGCGCCCCCGGATCACCGACGACCTCAACAAGCACGACCATCAAACACAGGCTGAACAGGGCGGCGATCGACGCCGCCCTGGCACTGCCCGCCGAACAGAGGGCGGCAACCTTGTTCGGTTACACGGTCGACGCGCATCCGTCGGACGGGAAATAA
- a CDS encoding DUF4391 domain-containing protein, giving the protein MTALFDYPKGAAFGRVVPKNKIYEHAGASTALKDLFITQVDQIVWKFKLAPETINLAANRSVSEIQVFSISLRKAELDLDVLRAIDRAIPFPLIFELSWSGRSKVVAAFKRPSEADSTKWVLSEYFETVWMDDGPLRQPLPIALNLASLYEQILTSLMPAQVASDEGIQARVARMEAIRAKTREVERITLRLNREKQFNKRVAINAELRAARLQLAELKQEKLAVADDRQSAASE; this is encoded by the coding sequence ATGACGGCCCTCTTCGATTACCCCAAGGGGGCGGCATTCGGCCGTGTTGTACCCAAAAACAAGATCTACGAACACGCGGGCGCTAGCACTGCTCTGAAAGACCTGTTCATCACGCAGGTCGACCAGATCGTGTGGAAGTTCAAGCTCGCACCCGAGACCATCAATCTAGCCGCCAATCGCTCGGTGTCGGAAATCCAGGTCTTCAGCATCAGCTTGCGAAAAGCCGAGCTGGATTTGGACGTTCTGCGCGCCATTGATCGTGCCATTCCGTTCCCCCTGATTTTTGAGCTGAGTTGGTCTGGTAGGAGCAAAGTGGTCGCGGCGTTCAAGCGGCCAAGCGAGGCAGACTCCACCAAATGGGTGCTAAGCGAGTATTTCGAGACCGTGTGGATGGATGATGGGCCCCTTCGCCAGCCTCTGCCGATCGCACTGAATCTCGCCAGCCTTTATGAGCAAATCCTTACCTCACTGATGCCGGCTCAGGTCGCCTCTGACGAGGGCATTCAGGCCCGAGTGGCTAGGATGGAGGCGATCCGCGCGAAGACGCGCGAGGTCGAGCGCATCACCCTTCGCCTCAATCGGGAGAAGCAGTTTAACAAGCGCGTGGCGATCAACGCCGAGCTGCGCGCGGCCAGACTACAACTGGCCGAACTCAAGCAGGAAAAGCTCGCTGTCGCGGACGACCGCCAATCGGCTGCGAGCGAGTAA
- a CDS encoding site-specific DNA-methyltransferase translates to MDKLKMHSPDLSQENIAKLRDLFPGCVTETRNETTGHVRLQVDFDQLRQELSDHVVDGPQERYRLEWPGKREALALVNAPIARTLRPSRGESVNFDDTKNLFIEGDNLDALKLLQENYLGGIKMIYIDPPYNTGNDFIYEDNFSQTSIEYLEKSNQHDSYGNRLVANTSVNGRFHSDWLTLMYPRLRIARNLLSEDGAIFINIDDSELGNLKKICDEIFGESNFIANVAWKHTQQSKNDERYFARVYNSLLIYRKSDALLKFRFPRTEEDNKNYSNQDNDPKGRWRAGDVRSPNYRKTLCFDIVTPSGKKIPPPENGWRWSEETVREKIKSGEIVFNSDETKIVRKIYLQNQEGRTPENLWDGDAAGTSRQANAELKELFDGTATFDTPKPTALIKRIAQLFYNEDNYIALDFFAGSGTTAAALMQLNAEDGGSRKAIVVQIPEPCGEGSDALKAGYKTIADIAKERIRRAGKKIIEGKCHEGWNRDVGFRVLKVDTSNMQDVYYRPDQIGQKDLLHAVDNIKPGRSAEDLLFQVLVDWGVDLTLPIRHETVRGKTVFFVDKNALIACFESGVTEELVKELAGREPLRVVFRDNGFVSDAVKINVDQIFRQLSPGTDVKAI, encoded by the coding sequence ATGGATAAGCTGAAGATGCACAGCCCTGACCTGAGCCAAGAGAACATTGCAAAACTACGCGACCTGTTTCCTGGGTGCGTCACTGAGACGCGCAATGAAACTACTGGACATGTGCGTCTACAAGTGGACTTCGATCAGTTACGCCAAGAGTTGAGCGATCATGTCGTTGATGGGCCGCAAGAACGATATCGGTTGGAGTGGCCAGGAAAGAGAGAGGCATTGGCGCTGGTAAACGCACCAATCGCTAGAACCCTACGTCCCTCAAGGGGGGAGAGTGTCAATTTTGATGACACGAAGAATTTATTTATCGAAGGCGATAATTTAGATGCATTGAAGCTTCTTCAAGAAAATTATCTCGGCGGCATCAAGATGATTTACATTGACCCTCCATACAACACGGGAAATGATTTCATCTATGAAGACAATTTTTCACAAACTTCTATAGAATATTTAGAAAAATCCAATCAGCACGACAGTTATGGCAATCGTCTTGTAGCAAATACCTCAGTAAATGGAAGATTTCATTCAGATTGGCTGACTCTAATGTATCCTAGGCTTAGGATTGCTAGAAATCTTCTGTCTGAGGATGGAGCCATTTTTATAAATATTGATGATTCCGAGTTGGGAAATCTCAAGAAAATTTGCGATGAAATTTTCGGAGAATCAAATTTCATTGCTAATGTTGCATGGAAACATACGCAACAAAGCAAGAATGACGAGAGGTACTTCGCTAGGGTTTATAATTCTTTGCTTATTTACCGCAAATCAGACGCTCTATTGAAATTTCGCTTCCCCCGAACTGAGGAAGATAACAAAAATTATTCGAATCAAGACAATGATCCGAAGGGACGTTGGCGCGCCGGTGATGTTCGAAGTCCAAACTACCGAAAAACGCTTTGCTTTGACATTGTCACGCCGTCAGGGAAAAAAATTCCTCCACCCGAAAATGGCTGGCGCTGGTCAGAAGAGACGGTGAGGGAAAAAATTAAATCTGGGGAGATCGTATTTAACTCTGATGAAACAAAAATTGTCCGGAAAATTTATCTCCAGAATCAAGAGGGACGAACACCTGAAAATCTTTGGGATGGCGATGCTGCGGGGACATCTAGGCAAGCAAATGCTGAATTGAAGGAGCTTTTCGATGGAACCGCAACATTTGACACACCAAAGCCGACAGCGCTAATTAAGCGTATTGCTCAGCTTTTTTACAATGAGGACAATTATATAGCATTAGACTTTTTTGCAGGTTCCGGGACTACGGCCGCGGCCTTGATGCAACTGAATGCTGAAGATGGCGGAAGCCGTAAAGCGATCGTAGTTCAGATACCAGAACCTTGTGGCGAGGGTTCGGATGCACTCAAGGCAGGCTACAAGACCATTGCAGACATCGCAAAGGAACGCATCCGGCGCGCCGGCAAAAAGATTATCGAAGGCAAATGCCACGAGGGTTGGAATCGTGATGTTGGCTTTCGGGTTCTGAAGGTCGACACGTCGAATATGCAGGATGTTTACTACAGGCCTGACCAGATAGGTCAGAAGGATCTGCTGCATGCTGTCGACAATATCAAGCCCGGTCGATCAGCTGAGGATCTTCTGTTTCAGGTGCTGGTGGACTGGGGCGTTGATCTGACCTTGCCCATCCGACACGAGACGGTGAGAGGAAAGACGGTGTTCTTCGTGGATAAAAACGCCTTAATCGCCTGCTTCGAGTCCGGTGTCACAGAGGAATTGGTCAAGGAACTGGCTGGCCGTGAGCCATTGCGCGTGGTCTTCCGTGACAATGGTTTTGTGTCCGACGCCGTAAAGATCAATGTTGATCAGATCTTTCGGCAGCTGTCGCCAGGAACTGATGTGAAAGCGATCTGA